The following is a genomic window from uncultured Fretibacterium sp..
GCGCTCGTGTTATCTTGGATGGGATGGAGATCATCAGCGACCCTCCCACTTTATGTACACGGCTTGTGAGAAACATCGAATCCCCTCCAATCATTTAATTTTTTCTTATGATTATATAACTGGGGCGGAACATTGTACAATGACAACGTGCCGCCCCAACCGGATACAATTATACGCCAGTCACTCGAACCGCAGGGCGTCGATGGGCCTGAGCCGCGACGCCTTCCAGGCCGGATAGAGGCCGAAGAAGACCCCGACGACGCCGGAGAACCCCGCCGCCAACGCGATGGCCCCGGGCGACACGGACGTGGGCCACGTCAAAAACTCCGTCACGCCCCAGGACGCCGCCATCCCCAGGAGGATCCCCAAAGCGCCGCCCAGCAGGGACAGCACCAGCGCCTCCAGCAGAAACTGCAGCCGGATGTCCCCGGCGCGGGCCCCTATCGCCATGCGGATCCCGATCTCGCGAGTCCGCTCCGTGACGGAGACCAGCATGATGTTCATGATGCCGATCCCCCCCACCAGCAGGGAGATCGAGGCCACGGCCCCGAGCAGCGCGGACATCACCCAGGTCGACTGCTGCAGGGACTCCACCATCTGGGTCATGTTCCAGATCTCGAAGTCGTCGTCCTTCCCCCTGCCGATTCGATGTCGCTGGCGCATCAGGGCCCGGATCTCCGCCATCCCCCCCTCCAGCATGCTGACGTCCCGGACCTGGATGAGGGCCATGTGCACGGCTTCGGCCAACGAGCTGCGCACCAGGCGCCGCTGCGCCGTGGTAATCGGCGCCACCACCGTATCGTCCTGGTCCTGCCCCATCGACCCGCCGCCCTTCGGGGCCAGCACGCCCACGACCTCGAAGGGGATCTTGTTGATCCGGATGATCCTGCCCACGGGGCTCGTCGTGCCGAAGAGCTGGGTGGCGACCGTCTGGCCGATGACGCAGACCTTGGCCGCGCTCCGCTCGTCCTCCTCGTCCAAAAGCCGCCCCAGGTAGATGCTGCGGTTATCGACGTCGAAGAACGACGGCGTCGTGCCCGTCACGCGGGTCGGCCAGTTCTGGTTCTCGTAGATCAGCTGGGCCGAGAGGTTCACCAGGGGGGCCGCCCGGAGCACCGACCAGCACTCCTCCGTCACGGCCCTCACGTCGGAGAGGGTCAGGCGCGCGCCCCCGCTCTGACGCACGCCGCCCGAACGGGGCGCTCCCGGGCTCAGGATGAGCAGGTTGCTCCCCAGGCCGGAGACGAGGTCCTGCATCTGGACGGAGGCGCCATTCCCCACGGCGACCATCGCGATGACCGCCCCGACCCCGATGACCACGCCCAGCATCGTCAGAAGCGAGCGCGTCTTGTTCGCCAAGAGCGAGGACAGGGCGGTGCGCAGCGTCTCGAACATCCTCAGTTCCCCCTTCCGGAGGCCGCCTCGTCGGAGACCAGACGGCCGTCCTTGAAGTGCAGGACTCGCCGCGCGTAGGCGGCGATGTCCGGCTCGTGCGTCACCAACACCACCGTCTTGCCCTCCCGGTTGACCTCGACGAGGAGATCCATGATCTCCTCGCTCGTCCGCGTGTCCAGGTTCCCCGTCGGCTCGTCGGCCAGGATCAGAGGGGCCCTGCCGACGAGGGCCCGCGCGATAGCGACGCGCTGCTGCTGGCCGCCGCTCATCTGATTGGGCCTGTGCTTCAGACGGGCGCCCAGCCCCACGCGCTCCAGGGCCTCTCGGGCACGCTCGCTCCGTTCCCGCGAGGGGACCCCCGAATAGACGAGGGGGAGCGCGACGTTGTCCACGGCCGACAGGCGCGGCAGCAGGTTGAACCCCTGGAACACGAAGCCCAGCTTCTCGTTGCGGACCCTCGCCAGCTCGTCGCCCGAGAGGCGGGCCACGTCCCGCCCGTCGAGGAGGTAACGGCCCTCGGTCGGGGAGTCCAGGCAGCCCAGCATGTTCATCGTCGTGGACTTTCCCGACCCCGAGGGCCCCATCACCGCCACGAACTCCCCGTGCGCCACCGAGAAGGAGACGCCGTCCAGCGCACGCAGCTCCACGTCCCCGGTCCGGTAGATCTTGACGAGGTCCTCGACCTCGATCAGAGGGCGCGCGGGCCTCTGCGAAGCGGAATCCGGGACGCTCATCGGCCCGACCTCACCACGACGGCCTCGCCCCCGGCCACGACGGCCGCCCCGGCGGTGCTGAAGGAGACGGCCAGCTCCTGTCCCTCCTTGAGCTGCGAGTCCGAGACCTCCACCCACGTTCGGTCGCTGATCCCCTGTTCCCCGACGGGGACGCTGCCCACAATCTTTCCGTCCTCCACGACCCAGACCACGGGCTCGTCCTCGTCGTCCGAACGGTTCCCATTCCTCCGCCGCATCGGGGGCAACCCCATGATCGACCCCGCCCCCTTCTCCTCCTTCTCCGTCCCGGAGGGCGCGGAGAGTGCGGCGAGGACATCGCCCGGCGGCGTGAAGCGGAGCGCCGCGGCCGGGACCTTCAGCACATCCTTCTTCTCCTCCGTGACGATGGTCACGTTGGCCGTCATACTGGGCTTCAGCTTCAGCTCCGAGTTGTCCACCCGAATGATCACCGTGTAGGTGACGACGTTGGAGACGACCGTGGACTTCAGGCGCACCTGCGTCACCGTCCCCTCGAACGTCGTGTCCGGCCACGCATCGAACCGGCAGATCGCTTTCTGCCCCTCCGCGATGCGTCCGATGTCCGCCTCGTCGACGCTGGCCTCGATCTGCATCCGGGTCAGGTCGCGGGCGATGGAGAAAAGCGTAGGCGTCTGGAGGCTGGCTGCCACGGTCTGCCCCACATCCACCTTTCGCGCGATGACCACCCCGTCGACGGGCGAGACGATGCGCGCGTAGCCCAGGCTCGTCTCGGCCTGCTTCAACGAGGCCTTCGCCTGCACGACCTGGGCGTTGTGCTCGGCCAACGAGGCGCGGGCCAGGGAGAGCTTGGTCTCCGCGGCATCCAGCTCGCTCCGCGCGATCAGGTTCCGCTCCCAGAGCTCCTTATTGCGCCTGAAGGTCCGGTCCGCATCAGCAGCGGACGCCCTGGCGCTCGTCACGCGGGCCTGGGCAAGGGCCAAAGAGGCCCTCGCCTCGTCGACCCTCGACTGCAGCATGTCGGTATCCAGCATGGCGACCAGCTGGCCCTTCGTGACCCTGCTGTTGTAGTCGACGTAGATCTCCTTGAGCGTCCCGGAGACCTGGGTGCCGACGTCCACCATCTCCACGGGGTTGACGCTTCCGGTGGCGCTGACCGTCGCGGAGATGCTCCCGCGCGTCACGGGCTGGGTCCGGTAGACGTACTCCGCCCCCCCGTCCCTGGAGAACCCGTACCAGACGCCCCAGGCGATTCCCGCCGCGGCGGCCCCAAACAGCAGCAACTTCAAAACCTTCATGAACAACCCCTCCGAGCATCCGCGTCTGTACCGTTTCTTCCGGTAAAAAGTATAGGGGATGGGCCCCCAACGGACAAGGTAAGGATACGCGGGGGTGCACATCGTAGAAATACGCACACCACGGGGCGGATACGATAAGGGGGGCGGCCCCGAAGGGCCGTCCCCCTTATCGTTGTTCGTTAAGCAGGCAACCGGCGCTAGGTTGTCAAGCCAAACGCAGCGGGTAAATTGTTTCCGCATCTAAATCAAACGCAATGGCATACATCTCAACCTCTCCCTTCATCAATTCAATCCGAGCCGGGGGCTCGAAGAGCGTCACCATTCGCTCCAGTACCTCACTCGGCGTCCTCCGGCTCCGTCAATTCCACCCCCGTCGCGCTCTCCAGCGCGAACTGGGCCACATTACATCACGAGCTTTTTCGTTGCTTTAACGTTCGATTTATAACCGGTTTCAAGTCGTTTTCATCCTCGATGCGCAGCATCCTAATATCCCGAACGGATGATGAAAACCAATCATATCGTTCTGTCAGCTCTGCCGTAACCTCAAAACACGTCACTGCATTCGTACCCTCCGAGCCAAAATACACACTGCCCTGCTGATTCATGAATCCAAACTCCTCCATAACCTTTCGGATCTCTCCATAAGCATTTCCTATGCTCTCGTTTCTATACGTGTTTTTGAGCATTTCCGTATCTAAATCAAACGCAATGGCATACATCTCAACCTCTCCCTTCATCAATTCAATCCGAGCCGGGGGCTCGAAGAGCGTCACCATTCGCTCCAGTACCTCACTCGGCGTCCTCCGGCTCCGTCAGTTCCACCCCCGTCGCGCTCTCCAGCGCGAACTGGGCCACCTGGAGGTCGTAACGGGCCCGATAGAGGGAGAGCCGCGCGTCGGTGAGGGCCAAAAGCGCGTCCGAGAGCGCCAGCGAATCTCCGACGCCCGTCCGGTAGCGCCCCTCGGCCAGAGAGTAGTTCTCCTCCGCCTGGGCGACCGTCAGCCCCGCGATGCGGATGCGCTCCCGCGCGTTGCGGACCTTCAGAACGGCCTTGCGGACCTCCAGGAGGATGTTCTGCCGCAAAGCCTCGCGGGCCGCCTCCAGGCTCTTGACCTGCGCCCGGGCAATGTCCGTCCGCGCGGACGCCGCCCCCCCGTCGACGACGGGGACGGCGAGGGAAAGACCGACGTTCCACTCCGACCTGAGCGAGGAGACCTCCTCGCCTCCGGCGCTGTACCCGCCCCTCAGCGACAGGCTGGGGGAGGAGGCCCGCGCCGCGGAGCGCACCTCGGCCCTCCCGGCAAGAGTCCGCAGGCCCGCGGCCGCATAGTCCTGACGGTGCTCCAGGGCCAGGGCCTCGACATCGCCCTCCGCCGACTCCGGCAGCTTTCGGTCCACCGGCCGAACCTCGAACAGCCCGGCCAGGTCCACGCCCATCGCGTTCAGCAGCGCGGCCCGCGCAACCCGAACCTCGGACTCCGCCTCCACCAGCGCAAGTTGGGCGTTCCCCAGGTCCACCTCGGCCTTTGTTACGTCGCTCTTCGGCTTGAGGCCCGTCTCGTAGTAGCTCTTCGCACGCTCCAGATGACGCTGGAACGAATCCACCGACTCCTTCCTCTGGCCGCGGACCTCCCCGGCCAGGAGCAGGTCCAGGTAGGCCTTCTTGACCCCGGAGCGGACCTGCAGCCGCGTCTTTCTCCCCTCGGCCTCCGTCGCCGACAGCGTACCGCGCTGGGCCTCGACGGCGTACCTCGTCCGGTTCGCGTCGAAGACCCTGACGCTCGCCGTCACCCCGGCCGAGTAGCTGCTGCCCGAGGACGAGCCCTCCCGGCCGGAGCGGGTCGCCGACACGCTGCCCGACGCCTGCACGTGGTCCTCCACGGCCGTCAGGGAGAGCCGGCGGCGCTCCACCGCACTCCTCGCCTCCGCCCCGGCGAGGTCGGGATGGTTTGCCTCCGAAAGGGCCAGGCACTCCTCCAGCGTCAGAGTACGGACTGGCTCCTCCCCCAATGCGGGAAGAGCCGGGCAGAACGCCGCAGCCACACATACCATACCGCACACCATACAGAAAAGGGCCGCCGAAAAAATGACGCCCCGTCCTCTCTTATTCATGCTCAAAACAGCTCGTCTCCTCAATAAATTCAGCCAACCTTCTCCTCAAATTCAGCAAACCTTCTTCTCAAATTCAGCCAATCCGACCACCGCTCACTCAGGCTTGGGGTCCCGGAAGAGCAGCCCGTCGATCACGTCCTGAAGGGCCGCGCCCTCGTAGAGGATCGCGTGGACCCCCTCGGAGATGGGCAGCTCGATGCCCGCCCTTCGGGCGTAGGCCACCAGGGCCCTCGTCGTGTGGGCCCCCTCGACCACCTGCCCGATCTCCGCCGCCGCGGCCTCGGGCGAGGCCCCGCGCCCAATAGCGGCCCCGAAGCGAAAGTTGCGGGAGTGCTGGCTGTAGCAGGTCGCCATCAGGTCCCCCACCCCGGCGAGCCCCGCCAGGGTCAGGGGAGAGGCGCCCATGGCCGCCCCCAGCCGCATGATCTCGGCAAGGCCGCGCGTGGCCAGCGCAGCCTTGGCGTTGTCCCCCGCGGAGAGCGAGTGGGCGATGCCGACGGCGATGGCAATGATGTTCTTGACCGCGCCCCCCAGCTCCGCCCCCGTCACGTCCCCGCTCGTATAGACGCGGAACCGGGGGGAGTTCAGCTCCATCTGCCAGCCCAGGGCCTCCAATGGATCGGCGGAGGCCACGATGACCGCCGTGGGCAGCTCGCGGACGACCTCCTCGGCGTGGCTCGGGCCGGAGAGCGCGCTGTACGGCCGGCCGGGCAACACCTCCTCGAAGATCGCCCGGGGCATGAGCCCCGTGGCTATCTCTATTCCCTTGGCCAGGCTCAGGAAGCTGTGTCCCTCCGTGGAGAGGGGATCCAGCCGTTCCAGAAAACCCCTCAGGCTCTGGGTCGGAAGGGCCAGAACCGTTCGGTCCGCGGACCCGAGGGCCTCCTCCAGGTCCGACGTGGCCCTCAGGGAATCG
Proteins encoded in this region:
- a CDS encoding ABC transporter permease, translating into MFETLRTALSSLLANKTRSLLTMLGVVIGVGAVIAMVAVGNGASVQMQDLVSGLGSNLLILSPGAPRSGGVRQSGGARLTLSDVRAVTEECWSVLRAAPLVNLSAQLIYENQNWPTRVTGTTPSFFDVDNRSIYLGRLLDEEDERSAAKVCVIGQTVATQLFGTTSPVGRIIRINKIPFEVVGVLAPKGGGSMGQDQDDTVVAPITTAQRRLVRSSLAEAVHMALIQVRDVSMLEGGMAEIRALMRQRHRIGRGKDDDFEIWNMTQMVESLQQSTWVMSALLGAVASISLLVGGIGIMNIMLVSVTERTREIGIRMAIGARAGDIRLQFLLEALVLSLLGGALGILLGMAASWGVTEFLTWPTSVSPGAIALAAGFSGVVGVFFGLYPAWKASRLRPIDALRFE
- a CDS encoding ABC transporter ATP-binding protein; the protein is MSVPDSASQRPARPLIEVEDLVKIYRTGDVELRALDGVSFSVAHGEFVAVMGPSGSGKSTTMNMLGCLDSPTEGRYLLDGRDVARLSGDELARVRNEKLGFVFQGFNLLPRLSAVDNVALPLVYSGVPSRERSERAREALERVGLGARLKHRPNQMSGGQQQRVAIARALVGRAPLILADEPTGNLDTRTSEEIMDLLVEVNREGKTVVLVTHEPDIAAYARRVLHFKDGRLVSDEAASGRGN
- a CDS encoding efflux RND transporter periplasmic adaptor subunit is translated as MKVLKLLLFGAAAAGIAWGVWYGFSRDGGAEYVYRTQPVTRGSISATVSATGSVNPVEMVDVGTQVSGTLKEIYVDYNSRVTKGQLVAMLDTDMLQSRVDEARASLALAQARVTSARASAADADRTFRRNKELWERNLIARSELDAAETKLSLARASLAEHNAQVVQAKASLKQAETSLGYARIVSPVDGVVIARKVDVGQTVAASLQTPTLFSIARDLTRMQIEASVDEADIGRIAEGQKAICRFDAWPDTTFEGTVTQVRLKSTVVSNVVTYTVIIRVDNSELKLKPSMTANVTIVTEEKKDVLKVPAAALRFTPPGDVLAALSAPSGTEKEEKGAGSIMGLPPMRRRNGNRSDDEDEPVVWVVEDGKIVGSVPVGEQGISDRTWVEVSDSQLKEGQELAVSFSTAGAAVVAGGEAVVVRSGR
- a CDS encoding virulence factor, whose protein sequence is MVTLFEPPARIELMKGEVEMYAIAFDLDTEMLKNTYRNESIGNAYGEIRKVMEEFGFMNQQGSVYFGSEGTNAVTCFEVTAELTERYDWFSSSVRDIRMLRIEDENDLKPVINRTLKQRKSS
- a CDS encoding TolC family protein — its product is MNKRGRGVIFSAALFCMVCGMVCVAAAFCPALPALGEEPVRTLTLEECLALSEANHPDLAGAEARSAVERRRLSLTAVEDHVQASGSVSATRSGREGSSSGSSYSAGVTASVRVFDANRTRYAVEAQRGTLSATEAEGRKTRLQVRSGVKKAYLDLLLAGEVRGQRKESVDSFQRHLERAKSYYETGLKPKSDVTKAEVDLGNAQLALVEAESEVRVARAALLNAMGVDLAGLFEVRPVDRKLPESAEGDVEALALEHRQDYAAAGLRTLAGRAEVRSAARASSPSLSLRGGYSAGGEEVSSLRSEWNVGLSLAVPVVDGGAASARTDIARAQVKSLEAAREALRQNILLEVRKAVLKVRNARERIRIAGLTVAQAEENYSLAEGRYRTGVGDSLALSDALLALTDARLSLYRARYDLQVAQFALESATGVELTEPEDAE
- a CDS encoding NAD(P)H-dependent glycerol-3-phosphate dehydrogenase, which encodes MSLAVLGAGSFGTAVANHAARKGHEVVLWCRTDEQARYINEHRRNPRYLKDCPLVDSLRATSDLEEALGSADRTVLALPTQSLRGFLERLDPLSTEGHSFLSLAKGIEIATGLMPRAIFEEVLPGRPYSALSGPSHAEEVVRELPTAVIVASADPLEALGWQMELNSPRFRVYTSGDVTGAELGGAVKNIIAIAVGIAHSLSAGDNAKAALATRGLAEIMRLGAAMGASPLTLAGLAGVGDLMATCYSQHSRNFRFGAAIGRGASPEAAAAEIGQVVEGAHTTRALVAYARRAGIELPISEGVHAILYEGAALQDVIDGLLFRDPKPE